From the genome of Cedecea lapagei, one region includes:
- a CDS encoding AAA family ATPase, with protein MELNLIPNVLYDHPQTIYLNKVTTLIGENGSGKSSVLQSIFNQKLSKKDYTGQKIVCFSSGQNEKFSNEFLRYLRQTQTDENNLQFSCFYFDKSWSKLLIFLASSIKKSGKVRQFLISSGYADEVDGLDTSSILKIAFRVDSQYVRQVQDALNREARGDTNTIRQTAFHRTLESFIENCIQDQYDFDEPIKKNVFDIRQDDVLSVSFDTERLEDGDASKITFDPEIGFFIRACHNTNFLDKEASSLFLKNGLELGDLSDGEFQILFLYSIIDLFDSEETIFIFDEADSHLHFKNVERFWNCLKETKGKTISTTHLLDSIYCVGVENIRIINKGKIYLPSDSGELITRLAQLSNIKKSEFRALTYYEKIVLIDDTNDWFIFKELYKQYKRIIGVPDFDYDAEFDHLFDQVAVVKVNSGWNTHNAKFAESKISWVQNFNKFCEGLDIKTKDIFLVCDRDNLPIDGIGTDESPLIVQGIKIGSDNNIKTSVLSWRRREIKHYLLSYSALGGCVAVLNNKNRLPEASYLREGYSSDYLLEYKNNDYQLLIEDKEVTKGKKQPLPAVQFTITILLHYHQDL; from the coding sequence ATGGAATTAAACTTAATACCTAATGTATTATACGATCATCCACAAACAATATACCTCAATAAAGTTACCACTTTAATTGGTGAAAATGGTTCAGGGAAGTCAAGTGTTCTCCAATCAATTTTCAATCAAAAACTCTCTAAAAAGGACTATACAGGTCAAAAGATTGTTTGTTTCTCTTCTGGCCAAAACGAGAAGTTTTCAAATGAATTCCTTCGCTATTTAAGACAGACTCAAACAGATGAGAATAATTTGCAATTCTCTTGTTTCTATTTCGATAAATCATGGTCTAAGTTATTGATATTCCTTGCCAGTTCTATAAAAAAATCAGGCAAGGTTAGACAATTTCTCATCAGCTCCGGTTATGCCGATGAAGTCGATGGGTTGGACACCTCAAGTATTCTGAAAATTGCCTTTCGGGTAGACTCACAATATGTGAGGCAAGTTCAAGACGCTCTAAACAGAGAGGCCAGAGGAGATACGAACACGATAAGACAGACCGCATTTCATCGCACACTGGAAAGTTTTATTGAAAATTGTATACAGGATCAATATGACTTTGATGAACCAATCAAGAAAAATGTTTTTGATATACGTCAAGATGATGTGCTATCCGTATCTTTTGACACTGAGCGATTAGAGGATGGTGATGCATCAAAGATAACTTTTGATCCAGAGATAGGTTTCTTTATCAGAGCTTGTCATAACACTAATTTTTTGGATAAAGAAGCGTCGTCTTTATTTTTAAAAAACGGTCTAGAGCTCGGAGACTTAAGTGATGGTGAGTTTCAAATTCTTTTTTTATATTCAATCATTGATCTATTCGATAGTGAAGAAACTATATTTATTTTTGATGAGGCAGACTCTCATCTTCATTTTAAAAACGTCGAAAGATTTTGGAATTGCCTAAAAGAAACTAAAGGAAAAACAATTTCGACAACACACCTACTAGATTCAATATATTGTGTGGGCGTTGAAAACATAAGAATTATAAATAAAGGTAAAATTTACCTTCCTTCAGACTCTGGTGAATTAATTACTCGACTCGCACAGTTATCCAATATAAAAAAATCTGAATTTCGAGCTTTGACGTATTATGAAAAAATAGTACTCATTGATGATACCAATGATTGGTTTATTTTTAAAGAGCTTTACAAGCAATATAAAAGAATAATCGGCGTACCTGATTTTGATTATGATGCAGAATTTGATCACCTTTTTGATCAAGTCGCAGTAGTTAAGGTTAACTCTGGTTGGAATACACACAACGCTAAATTTGCAGAGTCAAAAATTTCCTGGGTACAAAATTTCAACAAGTTTTGCGAAGGTTTGGACATAAAAACCAAAGATATTTTCTTAGTGTGTGATAGAGATAATCTCCCTATAGATGGTATAGGCACTGATGAGTCACCTCTTATAGTGCAGGGTATAAAGATAGGAAGTGATAACAATATTAAAACAAGTGTTTTAAGCTGGCGGAGACGTGAAATAAAACACTATCTTCTTTCTTATTCCGCACTAGGCGGCTGTGTTGCTGTGTTGAATAATAAAAATAGATTACCTGAAGCTTCATATTTACGTGAAGGCTATAGCAGTGATTACTTACTGGAATATAAAAACAATGACTATCAATTATTAATAGAAGATAAAGAAGTAACCAAAGGAAAAAAACAACCATTACCAGCGGTCCAGTTTACAATCACTATCTTGCTTCACTACCATCAAGATTTGTAA
- a CDS encoding helix-turn-helix domain-containing protein: MIRCHLARMMGEHKLRIADVARETGLSRATVTLLYKETAQKVDLNAIKQICVLFDCTVGELLELIPSPNDQGAT; the protein is encoded by the coding sequence ATGATCCGCTGCCACCTCGCCAGAATGATGGGCGAACACAAATTGCGCATTGCAGACGTTGCCAGGGAAACTGGGCTCAGCCGCGCCACAGTGACCTTGCTCTATAAAGAGACGGCACAAAAGGTAGATCTAAATGCCATTAAGCAGATCTGCGTACTGTTTGATTGCACTGTTGGTGAGCTATTGGAATTGATACCAAGCCCAAATGACCAAGGAGCGACCTAA
- a CDS encoding restriction endonuclease subunit S, whose protein sequence is MEQVLYQLPDGWEWQSVKKLSHNIQYGHTAKAESNGNAKFLRITDIQNGKIDWQGVPTVSLKEKEIRKYALNDNDLVFARSGATAGKSILIKNAPTDAVFASYLIRITPNQEKIVPEYLSYFFLTPAYWEVVGLNAAGAAQPNINGTKLSEFIVPIAPREEQKRIVEKLDALLTRIDTAIEHLQESISLADALYASTINEQMKLAIEQIGLSKVEEHIVQIQTGTTPPTKQPDFYDDGYINWFSPSDFGDHDILTNSNKKLSQKAFDAGKARKFDAGTVLLVAIGATIGKIGYLERDASSNQQITGMKFSKDIMPRYAYYWFRFIKPEILANASTATLPIINQKGIKELSFCAPGAELQKAICNKIDEVSLFRKNVRAELIEKVDLMRSLKASILDSAFKGEL, encoded by the coding sequence ATGGAGCAGGTATTATATCAATTGCCTGATGGTTGGGAATGGCAGTCTGTAAAGAAGTTAAGCCATAATATCCAATATGGACATACAGCCAAAGCGGAAAGCAATGGCAATGCAAAGTTCTTACGTATTACTGATATCCAAAATGGAAAAATTGATTGGCAGGGCGTTCCGACTGTATCCCTCAAAGAAAAAGAAATCAGAAAGTACGCTTTGAACGATAACGACTTAGTCTTTGCTCGTAGTGGCGCGACTGCGGGAAAATCTATTCTAATCAAGAATGCTCCAACAGATGCAGTTTTCGCATCGTATTTAATCAGGATTACTCCCAACCAAGAAAAAATCGTTCCCGAATATTTAAGCTATTTCTTTTTAACACCAGCCTACTGGGAAGTTGTTGGCCTGAATGCAGCAGGTGCAGCCCAGCCAAATATCAATGGCACCAAGCTTTCTGAATTTATCGTTCCTATCGCTCCCCGAGAAGAACAAAAACGCATCGTCGAAAAGCTCGATGCACTGCTCACCCGTATCGACACCGCCATTGAGCATTTGCAGGAAAGTATTTCGCTGGCTGATGCATTGTATGCTAGCACGATAAATGAACAAATGAAGTTAGCAATTGAACAAATAGGATTATCTAAGGTTGAAGAACATATTGTTCAAATACAAACAGGTACAACACCACCGACGAAGCAACCTGATTTTTATGATGATGGTTACATTAACTGGTTTTCACCGTCTGACTTTGGTGATCATGACATTCTTACGAACTCCAATAAAAAGCTGAGTCAAAAAGCGTTTGATGCGGGTAAAGCACGTAAATTTGATGCGGGCACCGTACTGCTCGTGGCTATTGGCGCAACCATCGGAAAAATAGGCTATCTGGAACGTGATGCAAGTTCTAACCAGCAAATTACAGGTATGAAATTCAGCAAGGACATCATGCCTAGGTATGCATATTACTGGTTTCGTTTTATCAAACCTGAAATTCTTGCAAATGCATCAACTGCTACATTACCCATCATTAATCAGAAAGGAATAAAAGAACTTTCCTTCTGTGCGCCTGGAGCAGAGCTGCAAAAAGCTATTTGCAATAAAATTGATGAGGTTTCGCTCTTCAGAAAGAATGTGAGGGCAGAGTTAATTGAAAAAGTAGACCTGATGCGTTCTCTAAAAGCATCAATTCTCGATTCCGCCTTTAAAGGCGAGCTCTAA
- the hsdR gene encoding EcoAI/FtnUII family type I restriction enzme subunit R, with product MASEADTRANYIDPALVSAGWLSSNISREHYFTDGRKMAGGVRGQRCFVDYLLHKDSRYLAVVEAKKESEHPTKGLQQAIYYAKKLCVRFVYSSNGKQTYEFDLETGKGDYIEFYPTPVELEKRYTSETTGLSQELRNIPFHLEGAMQPRYYQELAVHSATDAIGEGKSRILLTLATGTGKTFIAFQIVHKVFQARWNRENPGSRRPRILFLADRNILADQAINTFNPYEKDLIKINGEEVRKRNGVVPTNAHIFFAIYQAIAERENIDGYYRAYPKDFFDMVLIDECHRGAANEAGSWRAILDHFSSAVHLGLTATPKRTDNVDTYEYFGQPAYVYSLKDGINDGFLTPYRVKRIRTNLDELVLTNDDVIVEGESSQDLYQVEDYDRKIIVDERTELVAKAILQNINPLDKTIVFCENQNHALTMRDMINKNKSVKDPHYCVRVTSDEGKIGRELLEKFQDNDKNIPTIITSSQMLTTGVDARNVRNVVLDRTIDSMVEFKQIVGRGTRVFDGKDYFTIVDFRGATNNFYDEEWDGEPQAPEPGGTREPTPPPYSPEPPEGGDRTESEPSESRPRLKVKLGKHRELKVIDIETRYIDESGKPLSIQEFIERLIQQLPGLFKSIDELRDIWSDPDLREQLLTKLVQAGFDTEQLSALRRMFEADDCDIFDLLAFLAFERPMATRKSRVEALRSNTVFFAQYPQGRANKFLHFVLSRYEKIGVMELSRERLPALIELSGVGTIKDASIAFGGKPAFVLAAFKQLQQQLYHVN from the coding sequence ATGGCCTCTGAAGCAGATACTCGAGCGAACTATATTGATCCAGCTTTGGTTTCAGCTGGTTGGCTATCGAGCAACATCAGCCGGGAGCATTACTTCACCGACGGCAGAAAGATGGCTGGTGGTGTGCGTGGGCAGCGTTGTTTTGTGGATTATCTGCTTCATAAAGACAGTCGCTATTTGGCAGTGGTGGAAGCTAAAAAAGAATCCGAGCATCCTACGAAAGGCCTGCAACAAGCCATCTACTACGCTAAGAAGCTTTGCGTTCGTTTCGTCTATTCAAGCAACGGTAAGCAAACCTACGAATTTGATCTGGAAACAGGCAAAGGCGACTATATTGAGTTCTATCCAACACCTGTAGAGCTAGAAAAACGCTATACAAGTGAAACTACGGGATTAAGTCAAGAACTAAGAAACATTCCGTTTCACTTGGAAGGAGCAATGCAACCACGTTATTACCAGGAACTGGCAGTCCATTCCGCTACAGACGCAATCGGTGAGGGTAAATCCCGAATCTTGCTCACACTAGCTACTGGCACTGGTAAAACATTCATTGCCTTCCAAATCGTTCACAAAGTATTTCAGGCTCGCTGGAACCGCGAGAACCCCGGTTCGCGCAGACCGCGCATTCTATTTCTGGCCGATCGTAATATCCTTGCAGACCAAGCCATTAACACCTTCAACCCCTATGAAAAAGATTTGATTAAAATTAATGGGGAGGAAGTTCGCAAGCGCAATGGCGTGGTGCCCACCAACGCACACATCTTTTTTGCGATCTATCAGGCGATTGCGGAACGGGAAAACATTGATGGCTACTATAGAGCCTATCCCAAAGATTTCTTTGACATGGTATTGATTGATGAATGCCACAGAGGTGCAGCCAATGAAGCAGGTTCCTGGCGAGCCATTCTTGATCACTTCAGTAGCGCCGTGCATTTGGGTTTGACTGCCACACCAAAACGTACAGACAACGTGGACACCTATGAATATTTTGGCCAGCCTGCCTATGTGTATTCACTAAAAGATGGTATCAACGACGGTTTTCTCACACCATACCGGGTCAAGCGCATTAGGACTAATTTGGATGAATTAGTTCTCACCAATGATGATGTCATCGTCGAAGGTGAATCTAGTCAAGATTTATATCAGGTCGAAGATTACGACCGCAAAATCATTGTAGATGAACGCACTGAGTTGGTTGCGAAAGCAATTTTGCAAAACATCAACCCGCTGGATAAAACTATTGTCTTCTGTGAAAACCAAAATCATGCGCTAACCATGCGCGACATGATTAATAAAAACAAATCAGTTAAAGATCCGCATTACTGTGTACGGGTCACCAGTGACGAAGGCAAGATCGGTCGCGAACTGCTGGAAAAATTTCAGGACAATGACAAAAACATCCCTACCATTATTACCTCATCACAAATGCTCACTACCGGCGTTGATGCCCGTAACGTACGCAACGTAGTGCTGGATCGAACCATAGACTCAATGGTGGAGTTCAAACAGATTGTTGGTCGTGGTACTCGAGTGTTTGACGGTAAAGACTACTTCACCATCGTGGATTTTCGTGGTGCGACCAATAACTTCTATGACGAAGAATGGGATGGCGAGCCCCAAGCCCCCGAGCCGGGTGGCACCAGAGAACCTACGCCGCCACCCTATTCACCCGAGCCACCAGAAGGTGGAGATAGGACAGAATCTGAACCAAGCGAATCACGCCCACGACTGAAAGTAAAACTCGGTAAACACCGTGAACTCAAGGTCATCGATATAGAAACCCGCTATATCGACGAGAGCGGTAAGCCTCTCTCGATTCAGGAGTTTATCGAACGGCTAATTCAACAATTGCCAGGACTATTCAAAAGTATCGATGAACTCAGAGATATTTGGTCAGATCCTGACTTGCGCGAACAACTGCTAACCAAGCTGGTACAAGCTGGCTTTGACACAGAGCAGCTATCCGCTCTGCGGCGCATGTTCGAGGCCGACGACTGTGACATATTCGATCTACTAGCATTTTTAGCGTTTGAAAGACCGATGGCAACGCGTAAATCCAGAGTTGAGGCGCTTCGGTCGAATACTGTTTTCTTTGCTCAGTATCCACAGGGCAGAGCTAATAAATTTCTGCACTTTGTTTTGAGTCGTTATGAGAAGATTGGCGTTATGGAATTATCCAGAGAGCGTCTACCTGCACTGATCGAGCTCTCGGGTGTGGGTACTATCAAAGACGCTTCAATAGCTTTTGGCGGTAAACCTGCATTTGTATTAGCAGCATTTAAACAATTACAACAGCAACTTTATCATGTGAACTAA
- a CDS encoding ATP-binding protein, giving the protein MSLQTNLKGRLRNTSLPKSHGLMPVFEAVVNSIHSIEETNNTTDGKVILRINRTTQGSLDLDAKSQSPIIGFTIIDNGCGFDEANFKSFETLDSDHKIDKGCRGVGRLMWLKVFGLVEVESHFFDVDDKLKKRIFRFDDKSGVHGEKVVEATYEKSGTIIKLLDFDENFRKQVPAKGQSIANQLLEHVLWYFVRQGSAPKILLEDADEVFDLDLLLQEHMHASAFLETITIRGHQFELTHIKFRASVNKKHQLALCAANRLVKEESIQGKIPGLYGKISDVSGEFTYTCYISSDYLNQHVRSERTSFDIAEDVEDMLNEVSFKDIREAVLIRTKEYLQDILAENVSAGRRRVDDFINNHAPRYRPIANYVPEELLIVDPEKSDKELELHLHAQWYEVERQLVSEGHDIMLPQNREHVEEYKERLGDYLRKAGDLKKSDLANYVSHRKVIIDLLQKSIERLEDGKYAREDIIHELIMPMRKDSVEVFLDSCNLWLIDERLAFHNYLASDKTLSSMPITGNESTKEPDLLSLRVFDNPLLVNDQISFPLAAITVIEIKRPMRNDMREGEDKDPIDQALSYLERIREGKVTTKSGRPIPGNNDIPGYCYVLCDLTESMHRRCRRANLRITSDGMGYFGYNEPSHAYIEVISFDQLVKTARERNRAFFDKLGLPSA; this is encoded by the coding sequence GTGAGCCTACAAACAAATTTAAAGGGCCGCTTACGAAATACTTCATTGCCTAAGAGTCACGGCCTAATGCCAGTATTTGAGGCGGTGGTAAACTCCATTCATTCTATTGAGGAGACCAATAACACTACTGATGGAAAGGTTATCCTTCGCATCAATCGCACCACTCAAGGCAGCCTAGATTTAGACGCAAAATCCCAATCGCCAATCATCGGCTTCACTATAATTGATAATGGCTGTGGATTTGACGAAGCCAACTTTAAGTCATTTGAAACCCTAGATTCTGACCACAAAATTGACAAGGGGTGCAGGGGTGTTGGCCGTCTGATGTGGCTTAAAGTGTTTGGTCTGGTCGAAGTGGAAAGCCACTTTTTCGATGTTGATGATAAGCTTAAAAAACGCATATTTCGCTTCGACGATAAATCGGGAGTCCACGGTGAAAAGGTTGTAGAAGCCACATACGAAAAATCTGGCACCATTATAAAACTTCTCGATTTTGATGAAAACTTTCGAAAGCAGGTTCCTGCAAAAGGCCAGTCCATAGCCAATCAATTGCTGGAACATGTTCTATGGTATTTCGTACGGCAAGGAAGCGCACCCAAGATACTTCTAGAAGACGCGGACGAGGTGTTTGACCTCGATCTTTTGCTCCAAGAGCATATGCATGCCAGCGCCTTTCTCGAAACAATAACAATTCGTGGCCACCAATTCGAATTAACTCATATCAAATTTCGTGCATCCGTTAATAAAAAACACCAACTGGCACTCTGCGCAGCTAATCGACTGGTTAAAGAAGAGTCCATTCAAGGAAAAATTCCTGGACTGTACGGAAAAATTTCTGACGTTTCCGGTGAGTTTACTTATACATGTTACATATCTTCCGACTACCTGAACCAACATGTGCGCAGTGAGCGTACCTCTTTTGATATTGCTGAAGATGTTGAGGACATGCTCAACGAAGTAAGCTTCAAAGACATTAGGGAAGCCGTGTTGATTCGTACCAAGGAGTACCTGCAAGATATTTTGGCAGAAAACGTGTCAGCTGGTCGCAGACGAGTGGATGATTTTATCAACAATCATGCTCCGCGCTATCGCCCGATTGCCAATTATGTTCCAGAAGAGTTATTGATCGTTGACCCAGAAAAATCAGATAAAGAGCTGGAACTACACCTGCATGCTCAGTGGTATGAAGTGGAGCGTCAGTTGGTGAGCGAAGGCCATGACATCATGCTGCCTCAGAATAGAGAGCATGTAGAAGAATATAAAGAACGGTTAGGCGACTACCTACGCAAAGCAGGGGACCTTAAGAAATCAGATCTTGCCAATTACGTTTCACACCGCAAGGTTATTATCGACCTTTTACAAAAATCTATTGAGCGACTAGAGGACGGAAAGTACGCCCGTGAAGATATAATTCACGAACTAATCATGCCTATGCGAAAGGATTCCGTCGAGGTTTTCCTAGACTCTTGTAACCTTTGGCTAATCGATGAGCGCTTGGCATTTCATAACTATTTAGCTTCTGATAAAACGCTCAGCTCGATGCCAATCACTGGCAATGAATCAACCAAAGAGCCAGACTTGCTCAGTCTAAGAGTATTTGATAATCCACTTCTTGTTAACGACCAGATCAGTTTTCCACTTGCAGCCATTACAGTTATCGAAATCAAACGCCCCATGCGTAATGATATGCGAGAAGGTGAAGATAAAGACCCTATTGATCAGGCGCTCAGTTATTTAGAGCGGATACGCGAGGGTAAAGTAACTACAAAATCCGGTCGCCCAATTCCGGGAAATAATGATATACCGGGCTATTGTTATGTACTTTGTGACCTTACTGAATCCATGCACCGGCGCTGCCGTCGAGCAAATCTGCGGATCACATCTGATGGGATGGGCTATTTCGGTTATAACGAACCTTCCCATGCCTATATCGAAGTGATTAGTTTTGACCAATTAGTAAAAACGGCCAGAGAGCGTAACCGGGCATTCTTCGACAAGCTTGGATTGCCTTCCGCTTAG
- a CDS encoding Shedu immune nuclease family protein produces MAKLLPEDFSPEDLNIEIEELFPNCTEIFYLPSPYDLEVAGMDSNDPSQHKRKIALFSGQDGFISIFPIYTLPTHPQYLKNKYERINQIDIEINLHSAPYTKEEVIECLQILPAGFIKDIRYGLGLTKEYRAIISAIEEHTKFQCLLINKEKTGDTDYECFNLNLYDYDEMRRACNRITERTRKVARITKAAATYNHIAYQLGVEQKPLHTDNDHISKMLRIKITDTDKQAAMNMVTEDKSVVKQTDSLTLAKLKNDIELASLERLISSYEDLLNKKTKEDTWQKIFNQNPFILSLAFGYPAIKISDQASIGGKRLTGDGEKITDYLIKNGITNNLALIEIKKPSSVLLNKKPYRGSVYCASTELTGSVTQVLDQCYQLQQNIATIKNNNRIYDIESYAVHCILVIGTMPSDEDEKKSFEMYRRNSKNVQITTFDELLLKLKQLHEFLNNSDEKEEVAP; encoded by the coding sequence ATGGCTAAGCTATTGCCCGAAGATTTCAGCCCTGAAGATCTGAATATTGAGATTGAAGAATTATTTCCTAACTGCACGGAAATATTTTATCTTCCGAGCCCCTATGATCTAGAAGTTGCAGGAATGGATTCGAACGATCCGAGTCAGCACAAAAGAAAGATTGCACTTTTTAGCGGTCAGGATGGTTTTATCTCGATCTTTCCCATATATACCTTGCCTACCCATCCGCAATACTTAAAAAATAAGTATGAAAGAATAAATCAAATTGATATTGAAATTAATCTTCACTCTGCACCTTACACAAAAGAAGAGGTGATTGAATGCTTGCAAATTTTGCCAGCAGGTTTTATCAAAGACATTCGCTATGGTTTGGGATTGACAAAAGAATATCGTGCGATAATTTCAGCCATTGAAGAGCACACAAAGTTTCAATGTCTTCTTATTAATAAGGAAAAAACCGGCGATACTGATTATGAATGTTTTAATCTAAATTTGTATGATTATGATGAAATGCGCCGCGCTTGTAACCGCATAACAGAAAGAACTCGGAAAGTTGCGCGTATAACGAAGGCAGCCGCCACCTACAACCATATTGCTTATCAATTGGGTGTTGAGCAAAAACCATTACATACCGACAATGATCACATTAGCAAGATGCTTCGGATCAAGATAACGGATACTGATAAGCAAGCCGCTATGAATATGGTTACGGAAGACAAATCAGTGGTAAAACAAACCGACTCACTCACCTTGGCCAAGTTGAAAAATGATATCGAGTTGGCTTCATTAGAGCGTTTAATTAGTTCTTATGAAGACTTGCTAAACAAAAAGACTAAAGAAGATACCTGGCAGAAAATCTTCAATCAAAACCCATTTATCTTGAGTCTAGCCTTCGGCTATCCGGCAATAAAAATATCAGACCAGGCAAGTATTGGCGGAAAACGTTTGACTGGTGATGGCGAAAAAATAACGGACTATCTAATTAAAAATGGTATAACGAACAACTTAGCTCTCATTGAAATCAAAAAGCCCTCTTCCGTCTTACTGAATAAAAAACCCTATAGAGGATCTGTTTATTGCGCCTCCACAGAACTTACCGGTTCTGTAACACAAGTACTCGATCAGTGTTATCAGCTACAGCAAAACATCGCCACTATAAAGAACAACAATCGAATTTATGACATTGAATCATATGCTGTTCACTGTATTCTAGTGATTGGTACTATGCCAAGTGATGAAGACGAGAAAAAGTCTTTTGAGATGTACCGACGTAATTCGAAGAACGTGCAAATCACTACATTTGATGAGCTCTTACTCAAGTTAAAGCAACTGCACGAGTTTCTCAACAATAGCGATGAAAAAGAGGAGGTTGCACCGTGA
- a CDS encoding type I restriction-modification system subunit M, translated as MSLQPKIDRITDILRRDDGISGAMHYTEQTSWVLFLKFLDDYESEKEDEAVLSGKNYQPVLDEEHRWTTWACPKTADGKLDLTRAKTGDDLTDYVNSQLFPYLKSFANVTVNAVNPKSFTYKIGAIFQYLDNKVASGHTLREVLDIVDSLNFQSESDLFELSLVYEGLLQNMGDAGGYAGEFYTPRPVVRAMVQVIDPKPGESIYDAAAGSCGFLVEAFEHLKSKKNELSTEQWDFIQRDTFFGYEKTSLAYVMGMMNMILHGIESPNLFRGNTLTQNIRDIQEKGRYNIILANPPFGGKEKSQIQQNFPIQSNATELLFLQHFMKTLKSGGKAAIVVPEGVLFQTNSAFKQVKQELLENFNLHTILSLPAGVFLPYSGVKTNVLFFERSVCTSDVWYYECEPEQKLTKNKPITDNHLKEFVELYNNRETTARSWTISASKLSEDYDLSAKNPAKQKDTEHLAPKDILKQIRIKEKLVSSLLDEIENLLAEK; from the coding sequence ATGTCATTGCAACCAAAAATTGACCGTATAACCGACATTCTGCGCCGTGACGATGGTATCAGCGGTGCCATGCATTACACAGAACAAACCTCTTGGGTATTGTTCCTGAAGTTTCTCGATGATTACGAGTCCGAAAAAGAAGACGAAGCAGTATTGTCCGGCAAAAACTATCAACCTGTACTGGATGAGGAGCACCGCTGGACAACTTGGGCTTGCCCCAAGACAGCCGATGGCAAGCTGGATTTGACGCGTGCTAAAACAGGAGATGACCTGACCGATTATGTGAACAGTCAACTTTTTCCTTACCTGAAAAGCTTCGCCAACGTAACAGTAAATGCCGTAAACCCAAAATCCTTCACCTACAAAATTGGCGCGATATTTCAATATCTGGATAACAAAGTAGCCTCTGGTCATACCCTGCGCGAAGTGCTGGATATTGTGGATAGTCTGAACTTCCAGTCTGAGTCCGATTTATTCGAGCTTTCTTTGGTCTATGAAGGCTTGTTGCAAAACATGGGCGATGCTGGTGGTTATGCGGGTGAGTTTTATACTCCTCGCCCTGTAGTGCGAGCTATGGTGCAGGTGATAGACCCCAAGCCCGGTGAGAGCATTTACGACGCGGCGGCAGGTTCATGCGGTTTTTTGGTTGAAGCCTTTGAGCACCTGAAGAGCAAAAAGAATGAACTCTCTACCGAGCAATGGGACTTCATTCAGCGCGATACTTTCTTCGGATATGAAAAAACCTCGTTGGCCTATGTCATGGGTATGATGAATATGATCCTTCATGGTATCGAATCACCCAACCTATTCCGTGGTAATACCTTGACCCAGAATATTCGCGATATTCAGGAAAAAGGCCGTTATAACATTATTCTGGCCAACCCGCCGTTTGGCGGTAAAGAAAAGTCGCAGATTCAGCAAAACTTCCCCATCCAAAGCAACGCCACCGAGTTGCTGTTTTTACAGCACTTTATGAAAACCCTGAAAAGCGGAGGCAAAGCAGCGATTGTGGTGCCAGAAGGTGTGCTATTCCAGACCAACAGCGCTTTTAAACAGGTTAAACAAGAGTTGCTGGAAAACTTTAACCTGCACACCATTTTAAGCTTACCTGCTGGGGTATTTTTGCCTTATTCCGGCGTAAAAACCAACGTGCTATTTTTTGAACGAAGTGTCTGTACCAGTGATGTTTGGTACTATGAATGTGAACCAGAACAAAAACTCACCAAAAACAAACCCATCACCGACAACCACCTGAAAGAGTTTGTTGAGCTGTATAATAACCGAGAAACCACAGCTCGCTCATGGACTATATCAGCGAGTAAACTGTCTGAAGATTATGACTTATCTGCCAAAAATCCAGCTAAACAGAAAGATACCGAGCACTTAGCACCAAAAGATATCCTCAAACAGATCCGCATCAAGGAAAAGCTGGTATCTAGCCTGTTGGATGAAATTGAAAACCTATTGGCGGAGAAGTAA